One Papaver somniferum cultivar HN1 chromosome 10, ASM357369v1, whole genome shotgun sequence genomic window carries:
- the LOC113316785 gene encoding uncharacterized protein LOC113316785 yields MDFEEDETVDKSWLELPRNHLDYEAGVKNFMKFACRDLELGEEIWCPCRKCNNKNLLKPSKVEAHIMWKGFLQGYVHWIYHGEGEEEDYMSTGTVIGDEDDRMKELINERVPDYDEDAPNDEASNFYQVLEDAKVPLYPGCEKYSRLSFTIHLLHIKCQGGLSIKWFNVLLNLLIKAFPDAKLPRNFYEARKTISNLGHSYTKIDACPNDFMLYWKDDADRNDCRVCGVSRWKTVSSNTNNGSENRRTPKGKKIPEKQLRYFNLNPRLQKLFMSPQPATDMRYHAEERINDGLLRHPADAKTWKTFDKKHATFAADPRNVRLALASDGMNPYGNMMNLHSTWPAVLIIYNLPPWEVMQEQNFILSMIISGPKSPGNDIDVYLQPLIEELKELWYVGVTTYDASKKEYFQLRAALLGTINDFPAIAMLSGWSTKGSLACPCCGSDPCSTRLRYGGKFCYMQHRRFLPTDHKWRQQTTPFNGEKELREKPHLMNGDEINHQLAHFEQVEFGKNAKQNGLTPTVPVDFDHN; encoded by the coding sequence ATGGATTTCGAAGAAGATGAAACTGTCGACAAGAGTTGGTTGGAACTGCCAAGAAACCATCTTGACTATGAAGCGGGTGtcaaaaatttcatgaaatttgcgTGTCGCGACTTAGAACTAGGGGAGGAAATATGGTGTCCGTGTAGAAAGTGCAATAACAAAAACTTACTCAAACCAAGTAAAGTGGAGGCACATATAATGTGGAAAGGGTTTCTGCAAGGATATGTCCATTGGATATACCATGGGGAGGGTGAAGAGGAGGACTATATGTCTACTGGTACTGTGATTGGGGATGAAGACGACCGAATGAAGGAACTGATAAATGAGAGGGTGcctgattatgatgaagatgcTCCAAACGACGAAGCTTCAAATTTTTACCAGGTCCTGGAAGATGCAAAGGTTCCACTATATCCTGGTTGTGAAAAGTACTCACGGTTGTCCTTTACTATACACTTGCTTCACATCAAGTGCCAAGGTGGTCTGAGCATCAAGTGGTTTAACGTGCTACTGAATCTCTTGATCAAGGCATTTCCAGATGCCAAACTTCCAAGGAACTTTTACGAAGCTAGGAAAACAATCAGTAACTTGGGTCATAGCTACACTAAGATCGATGCTTGTCCTAACGATTTCATGTTATATTGGAAAGATGACGCGGATAGAAATGATTGCCGGGTATGTGGTGTTTCTAGATGGAAAACCGTTTCATCTAATACTAATAACGGGTCAGAAAATAGAAGGACTCCGAAAGGGAAGAAGATTCCTGAAAAACAACTAAGGTACTTCAACTTGAATCCCAGACTTCAAAAGTTATTTATGTCTCCACAGCCTGCTACTGATATGCGATATCATGCTGAAGAACGTATCAATGATGGACTTTTGAGACATCCTGCTGATGCGAAGACATGGAAAACCTTTGATAAGAAGCATGCAACGTTTGCAGCTGATCCTAGGAATGTGAGACTTGCATTAGCAAGTGATGGCATGAATCCTTACGGAAATATGATGAATCTGCATAGTACATGGCCAGCGGTTCTAATCATCTACAACTTACCACCATGGGAGGTTATGCAAGAGCAAAACTTCATTTTGTCTATGATAATTTCGGGACCCAAGTCACCGGGAAATGATATCGATGTTTATTTACAACCCCTTATAGAAGAATTGAAGGAATTATGGTACGTTGGCGTTACCACTTACGATGCTTCGAAGAAAGAGTATTTTCAGTTGCGCGCAGCATTGCTTGGCACTATTAATGACTTTCCTGCAATAGCTATGCTCTCCGGGTGGAGCACCAAGGGGTCCTTAGCATGTCCGTGTTGTGGGTCCGACCCATGTTCAACTCGACTGCGGTATGGAGGTAAGTTTTGTTACATGCAACATCGCCGGTTCTTGCCTACTGATCACAAGTGGCGACAACAGACAACACCCTTCAATGGGGAAAAAGAGCTTAGAGAAAAACCACATCTAATGAATGGGGATGAGATAAATCATCAGTTGGCACATTTTGAGCAAGTCGAATTTGGTAAGAATGCCAAACAGAACGGTCTAACACCAACAGTACCGGTCGATTTTGACCACAATTAG